One genomic window of Gallaecimonas sp. GXIMD4217 includes the following:
- a CDS encoding YchJ family metal-binding protein, with the protein MAFCYCGSTQPFSQCCQAVIGDQAKAATAEQLMRARYSAHCSGDIDFILASWHPDGRHQQDVAAIAAFARDHQWLGLEVLSQQRLGDDEARVTFVARFRDQDGQGQFHLEDSRFLRQQGLWYYHSGLYPEPQRNGPCPCGSGKKYKRCCD; encoded by the coding sequence ATGGCATTCTGTTACTGTGGTTCAACACAACCCTTTTCTCAATGCTGCCAGGCGGTTATCGGCGATCAGGCCAAGGCGGCAACGGCCGAGCAGTTGATGCGGGCCCGCTACAGCGCCCACTGCAGCGGCGACATCGACTTCATCCTGGCCAGCTGGCACCCCGACGGCCGTCACCAGCAGGATGTGGCGGCCATTGCCGCCTTTGCCCGCGACCACCAGTGGCTGGGCCTGGAGGTGCTGTCCCAGCAGCGCCTTGGCGACGACGAGGCCAGGGTCACCTTCGTGGCCCGCTTCCGGGACCAGGACGGCCAGGGCCAGTTCCACCTGGAGGACAGCCGCTTCCTGCGCCAGCAGGGGCTCTGGTACTACCATAGCGGCCTCTACCCCGAGCCCCAGCGCAACGGCCCCTGCCCCTGTGGCAGCGGCAAGAAATACAAGCGCTGCTGCGACTGA
- a CDS encoding TIGR00366 family protein encodes MNWLVKGAVRLVERYLPDPYVIVLLLTLLVCTLAVLVQGQSPLQVARDWGDGFWNLLTFAMQMALILITGHMVASAAPVQRGLSALARRLPGPGAAIVTVTLVALAASWLNWGFGLVVGAFLARAIAREVAVDFRLLVASAYSGFIVWHGGLSGSVPLTINTPGHFAEAQIGLIGTDQTLFAPFNLVLLAALVVVVPLLNYLMMGRHGVQAPREALAEKRVDAGRLQGPLLHSRWLTALVVMLMGLWLGQHFASGGGLNLNVLNLCFLTLGLALHQTPARLLAAFQSGCQAASGILLQFPFYAGIMAVMVKSGMAAALASWFLSFASAETLPLWSFLSAGLINLLVPSGGGQWAVQAPVMIPAAQALGADLPRVAMAVAWGDAWTNLLQPFWALPVLAIAGLSARDIMGFCLIQLLVTGVLLALGLTLL; translated from the coding sequence ATGAACTGGCTCGTCAAGGGCGCCGTGCGCCTGGTGGAACGCTACCTTCCCGACCCCTACGTCATAGTGCTGCTGCTGACCCTGCTGGTCTGCACCCTGGCGGTGCTGGTGCAGGGCCAGAGCCCGCTGCAGGTGGCCCGCGACTGGGGGGACGGCTTCTGGAACCTGCTCACCTTCGCCATGCAGATGGCGCTGATCCTGATCACCGGCCATATGGTGGCCAGCGCCGCGCCTGTGCAGCGGGGGCTGAGCGCCCTGGCCAGGCGCCTGCCCGGTCCCGGTGCCGCCATCGTCACCGTCACCCTGGTGGCCCTGGCCGCGTCCTGGCTCAACTGGGGCTTCGGCCTGGTGGTCGGCGCCTTCCTGGCCAGGGCCATCGCCCGGGAAGTGGCGGTGGATTTCCGGCTGCTGGTGGCCTCGGCCTATTCCGGCTTCATCGTCTGGCACGGCGGCCTGTCCGGCTCGGTGCCCCTGACCATCAACACCCCTGGCCACTTCGCCGAGGCCCAGATCGGCCTGATCGGCACCGACCAGACCCTGTTCGCCCCCTTCAACCTGGTCCTGCTGGCCGCCCTGGTGGTGGTGGTGCCGCTGCTCAACTACCTGATGATGGGCAGGCACGGCGTCCAGGCGCCCAGGGAGGCCCTGGCGGAAAAGCGGGTTGACGCCGGCCGGCTCCAGGGGCCGCTGCTGCACAGCCGCTGGCTCACCGCCCTGGTGGTGATGCTGATGGGGCTGTGGCTGGGCCAGCATTTCGCCAGCGGTGGCGGCCTCAACCTCAACGTGCTGAACCTGTGTTTCTTGACCCTGGGCCTGGCTCTGCACCAGACCCCGGCGCGGCTGCTGGCCGCTTTCCAGTCCGGTTGCCAGGCCGCCAGCGGCATACTGCTGCAGTTCCCCTTCTACGCCGGCATCATGGCGGTGATGGTGAAATCGGGCATGGCCGCCGCGCTGGCCTCCTGGTTCCTGTCCTTCGCCAGCGCCGAGACCTTGCCGCTGTGGAGCTTCCTGTCCGCCGGCCTTATCAACCTGCTGGTGCCCTCCGGCGGCGGCCAGTGGGCGGTGCAGGCGCCGGTGATGATCCCCGCCGCCCAGGCCCTGGGCGCCGATCTGCCCCGGGTGGCCATGGCCGTGGCCTGGGGGGACGCCTGGACCAACCTGCTGCAGCCCTTCTGGGCCCTGCCGGTGCTGGCCATCGCCGGCCTGTCGGCCCGGGACATCATGGGTTTTTGCCTGATCCAGCTGCTGGTCACCGGGGTGCTGCTGGCCCTGGGACTGACCCTGCTATAG
- the pdxH gene encoding pyridoxamine 5'-phosphate oxidase, with product MSIDAMRRQYQHAPLDDAHLDADPISQFRHWFSEAVEANPAPDWNEPNVMTLATVKPGGAVTSRILLLKGVDQRGFVFYTNYDSDKGRELAENPVAAMNFFWPHLARQVRIEGRVEKLPRAESEAYFASRPRGSQLGAWASPQSEVIESREQLEQDLAEVQERFAKADPIPCPPHWGGYVLRPEQVEFWAGRENRLHDRIRFVLADGQWRRRRLAP from the coding sequence ATGAGCATCGATGCCATGCGTCGTCAGTACCAGCACGCGCCCCTGGATGACGCCCATCTGGATGCCGATCCCATCAGCCAGTTCCGGCACTGGTTCAGCGAAGCCGTCGAGGCCAACCCGGCCCCGGACTGGAACGAGCCCAACGTGATGACCCTGGCCACCGTCAAGCCCGGCGGCGCCGTGACCAGCCGTATCCTGCTGCTCAAGGGCGTGGACCAGCGCGGCTTCGTCTTCTACACCAACTACGACTCCGACAAGGGCCGGGAGCTGGCCGAGAACCCGGTGGCGGCCATGAACTTCTTCTGGCCGCACCTGGCCCGGCAGGTGCGTATCGAGGGCAGGGTGGAGAAGCTGCCCCGGGCCGAAAGCGAAGCCTACTTCGCCTCCCGCCCCCGCGGCTCCCAGCTGGGCGCCTGGGCCTCGCCCCAGTCCGAGGTCATCGAGTCCCGCGAGCAGCTGGAGCAGGACTTGGCCGAGGTGCAGGAACGCTTTGCAAAGGCCGATCCCATCCCCTGTCCGCCCCATTGGGGCGGCTATGTGCTCAGGCCCGAGCAGGTGGAATTCTGGGCCGGCCGGGAGAACCGCCTCCACGACCGCATCCGCTTCGTGCTGGCGGACGGCCAGTGGCGCCGTCGGCGCCTGGCGCCCTGA
- a CDS encoding cysteine desulfurase-like protein → MKELNISALRQAFPALNQEVEGKAPIFLDGPGGAQVPDRVLAAMVGYLGHYNANLGGAYFSSHMTVELMAQARQAAQDLLNASRPEEVLFGPNMTTLTFAMSRTLSRDWQAGDEIIVTALDHYSNVSSWQQAAEDRDVVVHQVRVKEDDCTLDHEHLLSLLSDKTRLVALTHASNTTGSIVDVKQVVDAAHQVGAKVWVDAVHYAPHELIDVQALGCDFLACSAYKFFGPHLGLVYGRYELLEQLRPYKVEPAKDVVPNKFETGTQSFEALAGFIEAVNYLADLAGSSSDKPRRERLADSFALIKGHEMKLSQYFLERIQAIPGVTLYGITDMARLAERTPTFAFNIDGVEPRTLCEALGREHICVWDGNFYALGLVQQLGVASVVRVGCMHYNSIEELERFFDVLQSAIA, encoded by the coding sequence GTGAAAGAACTCAATATCTCTGCCCTGCGCCAGGCGTTTCCTGCCCTGAATCAAGAAGTTGAAGGTAAAGCACCGATTTTCCTGGACGGCCCCGGCGGCGCCCAGGTGCCGGATCGGGTGCTGGCGGCCATGGTCGGCTACCTGGGCCATTACAATGCCAACCTGGGTGGGGCCTATTTCTCCAGCCACATGACGGTGGAACTGATGGCGCAGGCCCGCCAGGCCGCCCAGGATCTGCTGAACGCCTCCCGCCCCGAGGAAGTCCTGTTCGGTCCCAACATGACCACCCTGACCTTCGCCATGAGCCGGACCCTGTCCCGGGACTGGCAGGCCGGCGACGAGATCATCGTCACCGCCCTGGACCATTATTCCAACGTCTCCTCCTGGCAGCAGGCCGCCGAGGACAGGGACGTGGTGGTGCACCAGGTGCGGGTGAAGGAAGACGACTGCACCCTGGACCATGAGCACCTGTTGTCCCTGCTCAGCGACAAGACCCGCCTGGTGGCCCTGACCCATGCCTCCAACACCACCGGCTCCATCGTCGACGTCAAGCAGGTGGTGGACGCGGCCCACCAGGTCGGCGCCAAGGTCTGGGTGGACGCGGTCCACTACGCCCCCCACGAACTCATCGACGTCCAGGCCCTGGGCTGCGATTTCCTGGCCTGCAGCGCCTACAAGTTCTTCGGCCCGCACCTGGGGCTCGTCTACGGCAGGTACGAACTGCTGGAACAGCTCCGGCCCTACAAGGTCGAACCCGCCAAGGACGTGGTGCCCAACAAGTTCGAGACCGGCACCCAGAGCTTCGAGGCCCTGGCCGGTTTCATCGAGGCGGTCAACTACCTGGCCGACCTGGCCGGCAGCAGCAGCGACAAGCCGCGCCGTGAGCGCCTGGCCGACAGCTTCGCCCTGATCAAGGGCCACGAGATGAAGCTGTCCCAGTACTTCCTGGAGCGGATCCAGGCCATCCCCGGCGTGACCCTGTACGGCATCACCGACATGGCCCGCCTGGCCGAGCGTACCCCCACCTTCGCCTTCAACATCGACGGCGTCGAGCCCCGCACCCTCTGCGAGGCCCTGGGCCGCGAGCATATCTGCGTCTGGGACGGCAACTTCTATGCCCTGGGCCTGGTCCAGCAGCTGGGCGTGGCGTCGGTGGTCCGGGTCGGCTGCATGCACTACAACAGCATCGAGGAATTGGAGCGATTCTTTGATGTGCTGCAAAGCGCCATTGCATAA
- a CDS encoding VC2046/SO_2500 family protein translates to MQTTASYLQHELQLDQALGKATQAGQRRDFALLLAMLGDDLLEKPGIASPWPATEARASLEARFYPGVRRPLGADELTPARSQTLSSQFHQGGLVAARLFDCLAPEPQLDRPADDKHIPHWVRAELEPRALARLQGGQVARAADPPVANADLGEVLSRFADIAQNMTEATMPA, encoded by the coding sequence GTGCAAACAACGGCTTCCTATCTCCAACACGAGCTGCAACTGGACCAGGCATTGGGCAAGGCGACCCAGGCCGGCCAGCGCCGCGATTTCGCCCTGCTGCTGGCCATGCTGGGCGACGACCTGCTGGAAAAGCCCGGCATCGCCAGCCCCTGGCCCGCCACCGAGGCCAGGGCCAGTCTGGAGGCCCGCTTCTATCCCGGGGTGCGCCGTCCCCTGGGCGCCGATGAACTGACCCCGGCCCGCTCCCAGACCTTGTCCAGCCAGTTCCACCAGGGCGGCCTGGTGGCGGCGCGGCTGTTCGACTGCCTGGCGCCCGAGCCGCAGCTGGACAGGCCGGCCGACGACAAGCATATCCCGCACTGGGTCCGGGCCGAGCTGGAGCCGAGGGCGCTGGCCCGGTTGCAGGGGGGCCAGGTCGCCAGGGCGGCCGATCCGCCGGTGGCCAATGCCGATCTTGGCGAGGTGCTGTCACGATTTGCCGATATTGCACAAAATATGACCGAAGCCACAATGCCGGCCTGA